In Rhodanobacter denitrificans, the sequence GGTTCTGGTAGAGGTTCGGGTCGGTCTTGTCGGCGTCCGGCGGCAGCTCGTTGTCCAGCTCGTCGGCGCTGCTGGCGGGCTGCATCGCGGTGCTGGCGTGCGGCGGCGGCAACGGCTGCCACACCAGCATCGTGGCCAGCGCGATCACCGCGAAGGCGCCGGTCGGGATCAGCCAGCGGACGGCACGACGCGCAGGGGCCTGCACCGCGTCCAGCGCCTGCCGCCGCGCCGCGCGCAGGCGTCCGGCGGTGGCCGGGTCGATGCGCTGCGCGGCCTCGTGCCAGAGTTCGCGGGCGCGCTGTTCGAGATGCTTGTCGGGCGAAGTCATCGCCAGTCCTCCAGTTGGTCGCGCAGATGATGCATCGCGCGCGATAGATGGGTTTTCACGCTGCCTTCGGAGCAACCCATGGCTTGGGCGGTTTCCGCCACGTCCAACCCTTCCAGCATGCGCAGCATGAACGCTTCGCGCTGGCGCTGTGGCAGTTGCCGGACCGCGGCGGCCAGGTCCGCATACGACTGCACGTCGTGCAGCCGGCCCAGCGGATCCTGGCCGGGGTCGGCCGGCTCCCATGCGGGTAGTTCGTCGCCGTCGTCGTCGCGGCCGCCGCCGAGCCAGCCCACCACGATCGAGCGCACCTTGCGCCGGCGCTGCAGGTCGACCACGCGCCGGCGCAGGATGCCCCAGAACAGCGGCGCCCATTCCATGGCGGGCTTGTCGCGGTAGTGCCTGACCAGCCGCAGCATGGCGTCCTGCACCGCGTCCATGGCGTCCTCGCGCTGGCGCAGCTGCAGCTCGGCCATGCGGAACGCGCGCCGCTCGACCTGCGCCAGGAACGCATCCAGCGTGGCGGGCGTTTCGCGCGCGTCGCCCAGCAGGTCCGTGTCGAGTGTGCCGGCCACGCCGTTCATGGGCTCGTCGGCCGCAGCGTCGGGTGAAGCATCCTCGGGCTCCAGCGGGGGGTACCCGGTGTTCAACGCGGCAGGCTCGCACGGGTTGACCGGCACCCGTATGATGCAGACTCGACGTCCTGGCGGGCGGCTCTCACGGGGGATGGGCTCATGATCGACGGTTTCCTGGCGCTGTACATCTTCATGCTGGCCGCCTTTACCGGCTATGAAATCATCGCGCGGGTGCCGGTGATCCTGCACACGCCGCTGATGTCCGGCTCCAACTTCGTGCACGGCATTGTGCTGGTCGGGGCGATGATCGCGCTAGGCCACGCGCAGACGCCGTTCGAGATCGCGATCGGCTTCATCGGCGTGCTGCTGGGCGCCGGCAACGCCGCCGGCGGCTACGTGGTGACCGAGCGGATGCTGGAGATGTTCAAGTCCAGCAAGCCGGACGCCGGCAAGGGAGCCAAGTGATGAGCTGGTTGCCGACGCTGATCAAGGCCTGTTATTTCCTCGCCGCGCTGCTGTTCATCCTCGGCCTGAAACGCATGAGTTCGCCGCGCACCGCGCGCGGCGGCATCGTGTGGGCAGGCTACGGCATGTTGCTGGCGGTGCTGGCCACGTTGTTCCTGCCGGACATGCACAACCGCGGGCTG encodes:
- a CDS encoding RNA polymerase sigma factor, with amino-acid sequence MNGVAGTLDTDLLGDARETPATLDAFLAQVERRAFRMAELQLRQREDAMDAVQDAMLRLVRHYRDKPAMEWAPLFWGILRRRVVDLQRRRKVRSIVVGWLGGGRDDDGDELPAWEPADPGQDPLGRLHDVQSYADLAAAVRQLPQRQREAFMLRMLEGLDVAETAQAMGCSEGSVKTHLSRAMHHLRDQLEDWR
- a CDS encoding NAD(P) transhydrogenase subunit alpha; its protein translation is MIDGFLALYIFMLAAFTGYEIIARVPVILHTPLMSGSNFVHGIVLVGAMIALGHAQTPFEIAIGFIGVLLGAGNAAGGYVVTERMLEMFKSSKPDAGKGAK